The stretch of DNA ATGAAATTCCCGGCATAAATGTATCAGGAATGTTCATTCTCGACCTTGGCCTTATATCATCggtaagaaaaaatcctcaagatTGACTTGTAATAAAATCTTCTATTCGACAAAATATTTCAGtgtaacaaaattaattaattaaatcatttttatcctCAGATAATTGCTGCAATCTCGAATTATATCGTAATTCTCATTCAGTTCGATCAAGCAGAACAAGCAATTTAACATGATGTTAAATCTTCTTCTATGAAACTTCAATGAGCATTTCATCCCGCACAACTCTGTCCTTCATGAGTTTTCCATAGTTCATCAGTAACTTTTCCCAGTAGCACTTTATATCGTCCATCCGGAGGTGGTGCCAGATGTGCTCATATCCCTCCTCTGCAATCTTCTGCGCCAGTTCATCGTGTTGTTTGAAGTATTCAATGAGAGATTTCAGCTCTTCTGTTGTAGGATTTGATTTAACGGGTACATAGTGAACCCATGGCTTTAGGGAGTCATAGAAAAACTCCTTCCATTCATCGCCCACATGGAAGACAAGAGATTTGCAGAGGAAGAGATGTTTGAAACGGAAACTTGCTGCCACACCGcggaaattgaataaatactTGTATTTGCAGTGATCCTCGAAACTCACTTCCGGTGCGGGTGGGGCATTTAGAGTATCCGCTGGGGATTTCCAGGCttgattttttgtgtattgTGCATCGGAAAGGGTAGGATGTTCTCGAGAAAGTAGCACCAGAGGATCTCGTTCGGAAGATGTACGTGACCCACGGAAGAAAGCTTTGGATTCTTTCTTATTCCAGGGTACCTCTTTAGCCACCTTACTGATGGACTCACGATGTGCACCCCATTTTCCTAGGCCAGTGGGATAGAGAGATATAGCTGGTCCTCCTTCCCAAAAACTCCATGCTGGATACATGATATCAATGTACTCATCAGTCTTGCTAAATGAGAGCACCGGGCCTGACTGTTGCTTCCACTGCTTGTAAATCTGTGGCCAATCCCTGACATTAATCACAAGCTCCATGTCTGGCAGTTTCGCCAGGAGAGGCTTTATGAAGTACTCCACGCCTGAGCATCGTGCCGGAAACATGCAGTCTGGCTGACGATAGAGCTTATTGTTTACTATTTGGTACCGCGTGCCTTTACTCCTCACAGCCTCTAGCATTTCCCGGGATACGCCCGAGAGGAATGGCTTCAGATCTTGCTCCAGCTGATCTTCATAGCACGTACAATTGCCCTGAATACATGGAATGTAATTCTTTTCAGCCTTATTGATGGTAGTCCATATGGGGTCACTTTCTGAGAAGAAACGGTAAACTTGGGATTTGAGTGTTTCCTGGGAATCATTGAGAAATCCTTACCTTCAAGAAATCTTACAAGTTCCGCCTTAAATATACAATCTTCACCTGCTCCACATTCATCAAAGCATTCAATTGACACAAAACACgtaacaaaaagagaaaaaatcaaaaaatactGCATTTTagtgtaaaaagaaaaattacagcCAAAGGAGATCGTTGGAATACAAAAGAGACGCTCCTCCTTTCAGCTGGTCAAAAACATAACCTCGATCTTTTTTGTAAACACAGATTTTGTGTAAAGGTTagaaaacatacaaaaaatcCCTGACCAGGGGAAGAAAAAGGTTAAATAAAAGTTCCCATGGACTAGAAGAGCAGCTGAGACAATGACAATAGCTGATTACGTGTCCGGATTGTCTGACAATCCGTACTTTGGTGCTGGATTTGGTTTATTCGGCATTGGGGCAGGTGCTGCAATATTACGTAAAGCCCTCCAGGGAAGTCTCATTCTTTTCCGGAGGCACTACATGATCACACTGGAGGTTCCATGCCGAGACAAATCCTACCAATGGCTCTTGCAGTGGATTACTCAGCGTGGAGCTCGTCAGACCCAACACCTCAGCGTTGAGACGTCGTTTGAGCAAAAGGAAACTGGGCATGTGAAGACCAAGTATGACTTCATCCCAAGCATTGGGACGCATTTTATGAAGTACGGTAGAACATGGATACGTGTGGAGAGGACACGGGAACAGCATACTCTGGATCTCCACATGGGAGTTCCTTGGGAGACGGTTACCCTCACAGCTTTTGGTAGGAATAAGAACATCTATTTCGGGATCCTCGAGGAAGGTAAGATATTCTTGATTCTGGGtgattttgtgattaaattttaacattggATCTTTCTTTTTAGCTAGGCAACTGGCGCTGAAGCACACAGAGGGCAAGACAATAATGTACACTGCCATTGGAAGCGAATGGCGCCCCTTTGGGCATCCACGAAAGAGGAGACCAATAAATTCCGTTGTTCTGGATCGAGGTGTAGCTGAGAAAATTGTTGCTGATGTTCAGGAATTTATTCGAACACCCAAATGGTATTCTGAACGTGGAATTCCCTACAGACGTGGCTACCTGCTGTACGGACCACCGGGATGTGGGAAATCTAGCTTCATCACAGCTCTAGcgggagaaattgaatttgggATTTGTGTTCTCAATCTCTCAGATCGCAGTTTGTCAGATGACAGACTAAATCACCTACTTAGCGTGGCTCCACAGCAATCAATTATCTTGCTGGAGGACATTGATTCAGCCTTTGTGTCCAGGGAAGAGACAAAACAACAGAAATCTGCATACGAGGGATTAAATCGTGTCACCTTCAGTGGTCTTCTCAATTGTCTCGACGGTGTGGCATCTACAGAGGCGAGAATCCTCTTTATGACCACCAATTACCTGGACAGACTGGATCCTGCCCTCATTCGACCCGGAAGAGTTGATCTCAAAGAATACGTGGGCTATTGCTCTCAGTATCAGGTTGAGCAAATGTATCATCGTTTCTACGGCGATGGAGAAGATAAGAGTAAAGCACAGGAGTTTGCTGAGAAAGTAATGTTGGAGAAGAAACCTGTGAGCCCGGCCCAAATTCAAGGGTACTTCATGATGCACAAAATGTCATCACCAGATACAATTCTGGGGAATGTTAGAGAAATATGGGAAAGTTATTAGAGCTCTTCTGAaagtgaaagagaaatttatttctttttctttgctgcCTTTCCCTTCTTgcccttctttttcttcctataTGGACCCAAACAATTCCTCACCATAGTACCTCGCCACCACGCTTGAATCTTTACGGCACTATCCCACTTTTTCTGCTCCAATCGCCTTGCTTCATCCTCACGACGCTTTTGCTCTAAATATTCATCAATCTCCTCTTGGCGTGAATTGAAATCTGCCTGCATGTCTCTGATGCACATCTGAAGGGtctcaatttgaatttttgccatCCGCAGCTTCTCATCTAGCTCCACGAGTTCCCGGTTGTACCTTTCAATCCAATACTGCGTCATTTCCTCAAGTTTATCCGTCTGATGACGACTGAAAGCGTCCATTTCGCTCATTATTCTCTCCTCATGATCCGTCTTTAGTTGAAGATCCTGAAGTTCTTGCAGGAGTGAATCCCGTTCCCGCTCATACAGTGTTTGGGACTGTTCATGCCGAGTTGCTTCCCATTTCAGCACCAAACGACATCTCATGGCATTCTCCAATTCGCAATCCTTCAGCTGATTCTGCAAATCAATTAGCTTCTCATCGCAATCCTTCAGACGCTTCCGACAATCATCTGAGTCTTTTTTGAGTTTCTTTTCCAAGAGGAGCGAGAGTTTCTTGTTCTTATTGTATTGCTCAATCATTCGGTATTCCTCCCTTCCTTCCTCATGAACCATGTCTATTATTGCTTTCAGCTGTGGAAATCCACTGACCAAGGATTCTTCGAGAGCGTATCTCAGGAAGTCTCTAtaaaagtatttctttttaataactGCGGACTAAagtaatgtttaaaaattccttacaTGTCCTCCTCGAGTTTTACAAATATCATCCCCTTCCCCACAGAATGTAGAGAATCATGCAACTTGGAGGAAGATTGTTTCCCGCCGCTCTGAATCTTATCCCGGAAGCGCTCCTGAATTGGGAGTTTTGGTACCACTTTCTTGAGGCTTTTTCGTCCTTTGTTGATAATCAAGAGGGAATCAATTGCATTCTGAAGCACAACACTTATTCCTGCTTTTACGAAAGAAtccatttctttaaaaatctacAATTTCCGTTTCCCTGTAGGTTGTTTATTTAGTTTCCTTGGTACTTTCTTCCCCTTCTTGCGCATTTTCCCTTTTGcctttttctttcccttttttgttttaatgctTTTCGTATTCGTGAGAgcctttttggctttttctattgaaatcttgtttttcttccttGCAAGGAAATTTAGGTAATGAGCAATCCGAGATTTTGCAGATGATTCAATTGGCATTTCTTGTTTCCTCAGTTCATCAATTTCATCTTGAAGATTGAGATTGCATTCATGAGAATCGGAAATGAGTTCTAAGAATTGATTGGATTCTTCTCGCAAACCAGAAACGGAATTTTCAAAACTGGagtattttctcaaaagttcAGTCGCCCATTCATGACGTTCCTTCAATCTCGTCAATTCTTCACGCAATTCCTGGCATTTACTTTTGTAGAACTTCCGGATATTCCGTGAGCATACAACTTCTCTGTCTATTTCCTCATAAACTGATTCAAGATGTTCATTCAGCTGATTTTCCTCCTCTCGGCAGGATACCTTTGTCTGATCTTCCTTTTTATCATAGAGTTTATTAATGGATTTCGATAAATCTTGCACAAGTGTCTCTATCTTCTCCCTGTCAAGGATGCAATTGTTTGCTTCCTCATACCTCACAGCAGTCAAACGAATAATTTTGTACAAAGATTCCAAGTACTTCCGATTGAAAGAATTTCGAGGAAATAACTCCAAGGAGCTTCCAATAATGCACGAAAGTGAAACTActtcaaaatttgaaaatattcgcAGAACCTCCATCAATAAggattctttttctcaatttaaacaAAAGATCTTACCTGGATCACTTATTTTgtagacattttatttcaaacgtTTCTTCCGGCAAAACTACgatattttagattttttcggTGAACTGGCTCCTCCGGATGTTGCCTCTTCTTCTGAATCCTCTTCTTCTGTGTGATTCTCTGCAaagttagaattttattagtgAAATGAGAAAGTTCCTGGGGCTTTATTAACCTGAAGAATTACCTGATTTCGAGGGAACAGGAACTGCTTTTTCGTTTTGTTCTTCATTCACCAACTCCGTCAGGTAGGAATTGCATGTCTCCTTCATAGTTTTCAGTGCACCAATCAAACTCGCAAGTGAATTTTCCGGGACATTTTCCTCTAGTGTTGTCAGCACATTATCCTTGTTTTTTGTCACATTCACGGCAATATTGGGCATTTTGatatcaaagattttttagattaaaaattttatgcttctgTTTTCCTTTTGCACCGGTTCCCAACTGaacatagaaaataaaaacatagaATCAGCTGTTTTTGCGATGTTTATTTTGTGATggtaatcaaaatttttctcaacaaagaaaagtgaaaaatcgatcgtgaaaattcttttaatgattttcccaGCATCCCTTGTGGCTTCATGTCCGTTTTAGTATCTCTGTGTCACATTAAATTCGAAGTGGACGCACCCCCAGCAATGAATTCAGAAGAAAGTGAGTTTGACCTCCATTTCAACTTTAATTTCTTACTTTTTAATTgctctttaattaattaaacagcTGCAGATGGGGCTTGTGCCATTTCCTCGGACACAGCAAACCCCACTCGATCTACCCAAATGAATCGCGGGCAGCGACAGCCACGGAACATCAAAGTGGAGAATTACACAAATCGCGTTCTCGAATCTTCGGATTCATCTCGAGGTCTCCTTCCTCCGAGTTCCCGAGAAGTCACCCCAATGGATGAGACACCACCCCCGAAGGCTGATGTGCCGGATGACATAACGTTTTTCTCTGGGAATCCATTTGTCGAAGTCACAAAGGGCATCATTCACCTGTACAAGAAGAACGAGATGACCGACATGATGGATTGCCAATCGAAAACTCTGTGTTTACTGGCCGTTCCGGCAATTCTGAGCTGCCACGATCTCCTGAACTTTGTGGCGCCATGCCATTCGGTGATCCAGCATGTTCGCATCATTCGAGATGGGTCTCCAAATCAATTTATGGTACTTCTTGAGTGAGTATCCGGGAGGAAATCTGATGAATTACGATTGATTTAAatcaaactaaaaataatttgattaaatgaCTAATGAAGGGAAAGTTTTGATGTTGGCAAAATGCACAAGAAGTTGTTGACTAAAGAGTAGCGTCATAcacagaaaaatcaatcaattcagGTCACCAAACTGTTGTTTAAAACTCACagaagttaattattttattccagATTCCGGACAATTGAATCAGCTATTGAGTTCTATGAGACATACAATGGGGTGCCCTACAATAGCCTGGAGCCGGATTCCCTCTGCCACGCTGTCTGGGTGTCCAGTGTTGTCTGGGGCTTCGATGAGACACCCCCAGTTGGGCATACTGAACTCCCCACGTGCCCAGTGTGCCTAGAGCGCATGGACGAGAGTGTGGATGGCGTGCTTACGATTCTCTGCAACCATGCCTTCCACGCTAGTTGCCTCGTGAAGTGGGGCGACTCCACCTGCCCCGTCTGCCGGTGCGTCCAAACACCTGAGCTGACTGAGAGTTCAGTGTGTATGGAGTGTGAGGGAACCGAGGCACTCTGGATTTGTCTCATTTGTGGTCACGTGGGCTGTGGAAGGTATCAAGGGGGTCACGCATTCTCCCACTACAGGATGTCAAATCACACGTATGCCCTACAGCTGGGCACAAATCGCGTGTGGGACTATGTGGGTGATAATTTTGTCCATCGACTGCTTCAAAGTAAAACAGACGGGAAACTCGTGGCTACTCAGAGTCCCGAGGGGGATGGTGAGgagaaaattgactcaatgCAGCTAGAATTCACATACCTACTCACATCTCAGCTGGATGCTCAACGTGAGTACTATGAGGATAAATTAAGTCGACTAGAGAGTCTCGTAACGAGTGAAACGGATAAAATTAAAGCTCACACGGCAAAGATTACGGAACAAAATGCAAATCTTGAGGGGAAAGTGAAGGAATTAACAAAGGATAAGGCAGCACTTGAGAAGAAAGTCGTACAACTCACAACAAAGCTCAATACAATCTCCAAGGAACTCACGGATGAACGACAAATGGGTAAAGCTATGCAGACAAATCAATCTCAGTGGCagacaaaattttcaacattggAAAAGCGTTTCAAGGAGATGCAAGTGGAGAAGGATGCCACAATAACGGATCTCAAGGAGCAAGTGAGGGATTTATCGTTCTACATGGAAGCACAGAGTGTTATTGCAAATTCAGAGATTAAGGAGGAACTTGCTTCGGGAACTGTAATCATTCCAGAAGGTTCCGCCGGGCAACGGGGAAAGAATCGACGGcgtagaaattaaaattcaatatttaaattatcatgAATTTATATAGTGATGGTTGGTGtgtttctcaaaaattaagcttttccagcttttcaataaaaaattctgataAATGTTTAtcttcatgcttttttttattctatataatttatttgaaaaatgatcaaattcaGATGCTACAAGATGTGTTCTCTGGCGCTGTAGGTGTCACTGATCAGCTGTGTTgttgtggaggaaaaaaatggatgTGGTAACAACAATAGAGGATTTTTATGGAGTTTATCTCCTCGTGAGTCGCAGTGAGAATCGCAGTTTCACCGGAAGAACCTACATTGGGTACACTGTTGATCCCAATCGAAGGATATTACAGCACAACAGAGGAAGAGAAGGTGGAGGCGCCAAGAAAACAAGCGAGCGTGGCCCATGGCAAATGATCCTCATCATTCATGGTTTTCCCAACAGTCTCTCAGCTCTTCGGGTAAGAGAATCTCTCTTTTAGGCGGGCTCATTAATCAttctggaatattttattaatttacattttatagtTTGAATGGGCTTGGCAGCAACCAAATATTTCTCGacgattgaaaaatattcccgGCTTGgggaaaaaatcttctctcCGGAAGTTTGACCTTCAATTTCGTATTCTCACTGAAATGCTAAGAATTGGTCCATGGAACCGACTTCCGCTGGTGATTCGCTGGCTGGCTGATGATTTCGTCCGTGACTTTCCGGTGTGTGCACCTTCGTCTTTGACATCTCATGATGAGAAGATGtatttaacattatttttatttatttcgaCAGCCTGAAAAATTGCCACCAGTTCACATGGAGATCTCCTTTGGGCGGGTAAAGCGGAAAAAGAAGTTGGCAAGGATTGAGGATAATGTCGCCGAAGGTGGTAGTCAGAAATCACTTTCTTGCTGCCTCTGTAGTAGCCCCATTGAGGAGCCACGGCAATCTCTCTTGACCTGCATTAATCCACAATGCTCACTCCAGTGCCACATAATCTGTCTAGCACGAGTTTGCATCACAGAGAGCAATCAATACATTCCAACGGAAGGTGATTGTCCCATTTGCTTCACCCACTTTCTTTGGGGCGATCTGATAAGGAAGAAGAATGGGTGCAGTGATCTCGTGGCCACGAGCGATGATGCAACCGATACCGAGCATAGTAATTACAATGATTTATCCATCGATTCAACAGATGAGGATTCTGATGACTCTTGACATTGAGATTCGCATTGTCATCTTGCTTGAGAAAGAAGACGATTAGAGAAAAACTATGTGTGCTCGCCTATTTTCTCGCTAATGTGTGATTTCTATTTTATGGTGAATATAATCTTAAATTGTTTAACtgttttattacaaattaccTTTTTAACAAACCATTTAGTtcttttatgagttttttagCTTGTTAGAATCTTCGGCAAATACtaaattaaatctaataatTTTAGGGCTATAGATAGTccttatttaaattatttttctttatcctttaataaattctctaaTTCTTCAGAAAGTTCTAATGCcctttgtttcattttttttttgtaaaatataacaTTGATTGCAACAAAAACAAcgcataaattttaaacatttcactGACTTAAGATGTGGGTGAGACTGATAAGGTTTAATGAGTATGAAGTCTCTAAAACCCAACTATGTATTAAATTACCCATATCACGAAATGTTCTGCAATGAAGCGCACATCTTCGTGATTCTCAGAACACTTTCACGTTGCTCTAAATAAGTGAGATGTTTAGTGAAATTCTTAGTTACCTACtaattcaataataataataataataaaatatgtagaacaaacaattaattattcgAACCTTGTTAATTGACTTCAAAATAAGAagtaaaaaacaataataataaataatgcaTTTTTGCACCTGCCATGTAGGTAAATTATTCCTCAAGAATTTTGCAATCACAGAatatgacttaaaaaaaaacagctaaaaaaagAGTTATGGCTATAATTCTAATTATATAGAGGATATAGAGTTGAATGGTAATTTCTTTCCTTTGAATTTGTGCAAATGTTGAGtagtaaaaagaaaacgttagattctataaaaaaaaagaattattttctaactagAAAGAATATTGTGGTTGTTCTCTGTCACATAAATCAACATACTTTTATAAAAGAGAgtgatgaatttattctttgatcGTCTTGATATTGCATTACAAATGAGAGGTGGAAATAATTTGAGTTATTTGTTTCGCTAGCTTTTCAGCAAAAGAACTCGTTTAATCGAAAACGAAGACGCGGTGGAAATGATGGTTTGCAgataagatgattttttttagcaaaagttggcaagaatttgtggaattttatattaagacGATTAGCATTTTTATGTAGAAAATGAACTTTTGATGGACTTTATGGAAGAAAAGGGGTTCATCAACCGAAACGTGGCATAAAACGTGGggtttattttgaagaaaattaaatatacaaaacaagaataaaaataaattaatgagacattacataaatataattaataat from Lutzomyia longipalpis isolate SR_M1_2022 chromosome 1, ASM2433408v1 encodes:
- the LOC129786100 gene encoding O-glucosyltransferase rumi homolog: MQYFLIFSLFVTCFVSIECFDECGAGEDCIFKAELVRFLEESDPIWTTINKAEKNYIPCIQGNCTCYEDQLEQDLKPFLSGVSREMLEAVRSKGTRYQIVNNKLYRQPDCMFPARCSGVEYFIKPLLAKLPDMELVINVRDWPQIYKQWKQQSGPVLSFSKTDEYIDIMYPAWSFWEGGPAISLYPTGLGKWGAHRESISKVAKEVPWNKKESKAFFRGSRTSSERDPLVLLSREHPTLSDAQYTKNQAWKSPADTLNAPPAPEVSFEDHCKYKYLFNFRGVAASFRFKHLFLCKSLVFHVGDEWKEFFYDSLKPWVHYVPVKSNPTTEELKSLIEYFKQHDELAQKIAEEGYEHIWHHLRMDDIKCYWEKLLMNYGKLMKDRVVRDEMLIEVS
- the LOC129786098 gene encoding mitochondrial chaperone BCS1; translation: MTIADYVSGLSDNPYFGAGFGLFGIGAGAAILRKALQGSLILFRRHYMITLEVPCRDKSYQWLLQWITQRGARQTQHLSVETSFEQKETGHVKTKYDFIPSIGTHFMKYGRTWIRVERTREQHTLDLHMGVPWETVTLTAFGRNKNIYFGILEEARQLALKHTEGKTIMYTAIGSEWRPFGHPRKRRPINSVVLDRGVAEKIVADVQEFIRTPKWYSERGIPYRRGYLLYGPPGCGKSSFITALAGEIEFGICVLNLSDRSLSDDRLNHLLSVAPQQSIILLEDIDSAFVSREETKQQKSAYEGLNRVTFSGLLNCLDGVASTEARILFMTTNYLDRLDPALIRPGRVDLKEYVGYCSQYQVEQMYHRFYGDGEDKSKAQEFAEKVMLEKKPVSPAQIQGYFMMHKMSSPDTILGNVREIWESY
- the LOC129786124 gene encoding dynein regulatory complex protein 9, whose protein sequence is MDSFVKAGISVVLQNAIDSLLIINKGRKSLKKVVPKLPIQERFRDKIQSGGKQSSSKLHDSLHSVGKGMIFVKLEEDIDFLRYALEESLVSGFPQLKAIIDMVHEEGREEYRMIEQYNKNKKLSLLLEKKLKKDSDDCRKRLKDCDEKLIDLQNQLKDCELENAMRCRLVLKWEATRHEQSQTLYERERDSLLQELQDLQLKTDHEERIMSEMDAFSRHQTDKLEEMTQYWIERYNRELVELDEKLRMAKIQIETLQMCIRDMQADFNSRQEEIDEYLEQKRREDEARRLEQKKWDSAVKIQAWWRGTMVRNCLGPYRKKKKGKKGKAAKKKK
- the LOC129786041 gene encoding BRCA1-associated protein — encoded protein: MSVLVSLCHIKFEVDAPPAMNSEETADGACAISSDTANPTRSTQMNRGQRQPRNIKVENYTNRVLESSDSSRGLLPPSSREVTPMDETPPPKADVPDDITFFSGNPFVEVTKGIIHLYKKNEMTDMMDCQSKTLCLLAVPAILSCHDLLNFVAPCHSVIQHVRIIRDGSPNQFMVLLEFRTIESAIEFYETYNGVPYNSLEPDSLCHAVWVSSVVWGFDETPPVGHTELPTCPVCLERMDESVDGVLTILCNHAFHASCLVKWGDSTCPVCRCVQTPELTESSVCMECEGTEALWICLICGHVGCGRYQGGHAFSHYRMSNHTYALQLGTNRVWDYVGDNFVHRLLQSKTDGKLVATQSPEGDGEEKIDSMQLEFTYLLTSQLDAQREYYEDKLSRLESLVTSETDKIKAHTAKITEQNANLEGKVKELTKDKAALEKKVVQLTTKLNTISKELTDERQMGKAMQTNQSQWQTKFSTLEKRFKEMQVEKDATITDLKEQVRDLSFYMEAQSVIANSEIKEELASGTVIIPEGSAGQRGKNRRRRN
- the LOC129786144 gene encoding structure-specific endonuclease subunit SLX1 homolog; its protein translation is MDVVTTIEDFYGVYLLVSRSENRSFTGRTYIGYTVDPNRRILQHNRGREGGGAKKTSERGPWQMILIIHGFPNSLSALRFEWAWQQPNISRRLKNIPGLGKKSSLRKFDLQFRILTEMLRIGPWNRLPLVIRWLADDFVRDFPPEKLPPVHMEISFGRVKRKKKLARIEDNVAEGGSQKSLSCCLCSSPIEEPRQSLLTCINPQCSLQCHIICLARVCITESNQYIPTEGDCPICFTHFLWGDLIRKKNGCSDLVATSDDATDTEHSNYNDLSIDSTDEDSDDS